A section of the bacterium genome encodes:
- a CDS encoding tetratricopeptide repeat protein, with translation MIRYHCIPIFVVLLSNCLPCTAIQTESHKIADTIGLSGNKGKIVDTKALVVTIDIWADEINAGCGFVSGDGRYIATNYHNVDCCNEFGSFIGLKSPYVISRYWGDISKARIIAADPELDVAILELPWNKHPALTLANEQEVLNTDNVSISSYNIKRVFTEGKIDLCTDWLLVTAAGIKHNKPRMLLMEDDSQRIEQGWSGSPVISSKTGNVIGVLSGIVDDIGMGRPATARCTANQLAEIASKINEPKSGKHLQASTENSKEAFSNIILYFAASTLDDQIKYAKEFIKLRPSSAYAHMLLAQSAFYNDQIDLAWQHYKKALTLGPCEAGIHFSYARFLESSRPKDAAIEYKKALALDPRDIEGLRDCLSLLIKLGRKSEAEFIAHQAAQRQPSIAEIWSVYSNVMEQLKKPEEAATLSEKAVKLVPMNPAYRLTLADLLAQLGRLDDAQTQYAALLKLAPDDPRIWYAYAEFICNYKKQDYQLALDALDKASALNKSSIISAEKIDKLRKRISE, from the coding sequence GTGATTAGATACCATTGCATTCCCATTTTTGTCGTTTTACTCAGTAATTGTCTGCCGTGTACTGCCATTCAAACAGAAAGCCATAAAATTGCTGACACTATAGGTCTGTCAGGTAATAAAGGAAAGATAGTTGACACCAAAGCGCTGGTGGTAACAATTGATATCTGGGCAGACGAAATAAACGCGGGATGCGGATTTGTATCTGGAGATGGAAGATATATAGCCACCAACTATCACAATGTCGATTGCTGTAATGAGTTCGGCAGCTTTATTGGATTAAAGAGCCCCTACGTTATCAGCCGCTATTGGGGAGACATAAGTAAGGCCAGGATTATTGCTGCAGATCCTGAGTTGGACGTTGCTATTCTTGAATTACCATGGAATAAGCATCCCGCTCTAACGCTTGCAAATGAGCAGGAAGTATTGAACACGGATAATGTATCAATATCTTCCTATAACATAAAAAGAGTCTTTACGGAGGGGAAAATTGATTTATGTACTGATTGGCTTCTTGTAACGGCCGCAGGCATAAAACACAATAAACCTCGCATGCTGTTGATGGAAGATGACAGCCAACGAATTGAGCAGGGCTGGAGTGGTTCTCCGGTTATCTCATCAAAGACAGGCAATGTGATTGGTGTGCTCAGTGGAATAGTCGATGACATAGGTATGGGTAGACCTGCAACTGCAAGATGTACTGCAAATCAATTGGCTGAAATTGCAAGCAAAATCAATGAGCCAAAGAGTGGTAAGCACCTCCAAGCATCGACAGAGAATTCAAAAGAGGCTTTCTCGAACATAATTCTTTATTTTGCTGCATCTACACTCGATGACCAAATTAAATATGCAAAAGAATTTATAAAACTGCGCCCTTCCTCTGCGTATGCGCACATGCTTCTTGCACAATCAGCATTCTATAACGATCAGATAGACCTGGCCTGGCAGCATTACAAAAAAGCACTGACGCTCGGTCCTTGCGAAGCCGGCATTCATTTCAGCTATGCCAGGTTCCTCGAAAGCTCCAGGCCGAAAGATGCTGCAATCGAATACAAAAAAGCTCTTGCACTTGACCCCAGAGATATAGAAGGACTTAGAGACTGCTTATCGCTGCTAATTAAGTTGGGGAGGAAGTCCGAAGCAGAGTTTATTGCGCATCAAGCTGCCCAGAGACAGCCCTCGATTGCTGAGATATGGAGTGTCTATTCTAATGTAATGGAACAGCTTAAAAAACCCGAAGAAGCGGCCACACTCTCAGAGAAAGCAGTTAAGCTTGTTCCCATGAATCCGGCATACAGGTTGACTCTGGCTGATTTGCTTGCGCAGTTGGGTCGATTGGACGATGCACAAACACAATACGCGGCATTACTGAAACTGGCACCAGATGATCCGAGGATTTGGTATGCATATGCGGAGTTCATCTGCAATTATAAGAAGCAAGACTACCAATTGGCGCTGGATGCGCTGGACAAGGCGTCCGCGCTCAACAAGTCGAGTATTATTTCAGCCGAAAAGATAGACAAGCTGCGAAAACGGATCAGTGAATGA
- the uvrA gene encoding excinuclease ABC subunit UvrA — protein sequence MGQDKIVIRGARQNNLKNISVEIPRDKMVVITGLSGSGKSSLAFDTIYAEGQRRYVESLSSYARQFLGQMDKPDVDDIQGLSPAVSIDQKSTTRNPRSTVGTVTEIYDYLRLLFARIGHPHCPQCGREITQQTVEQMVDTIMALPEGTKIQVLAPLVRGKKGHYRKLIEDVRKEGFVRVRVDGEMHEVTDDIEMDRYKQHTIEIVVDRLVVKDGIQKRLNDSVETALKKGNGVLGVDVVGEEEMIFSENFACAECGISIGEVEPRSFSFNTPYGACPECNGLGSHKHLNPNLIIPDKNKSIDQGAIVPFARGTHEWIKALLKGLASELGFSLKTPIKDLTDVQYDTLLYGTSMPITVTYASRFRGSTRTYRTHFEGIINLMQRRYSETGSDMIKEEVEHYMSEIPCSTCGGKRLRPESLAVTIGGLNISEVAHKSIGATYEWFNTLRLSRRETIIGEQIIKEICARLKFLLDVGLEYLTLDRTAATLAGGEAQRIRLATQIGSGLMGVLYILDEPSIGLHQRDNRRLIDTLLRLRDLGNTIIVVEHDEETIESADWIIDIGPGAGEHGGEVIAEGTLDKIKAAKDSYTGMYMSGKLSIPVPEQRRKPNGKWIEINGARAHNLKSIDARFPMGVFICVTGVSGSGKSTLIQETLFPRLMYAIEGTHRVWGDHDSVGGLENIDKVIDIDQSPIGRTPRSNPATYTGVFDVIRELFSKTPDAKVRGYQPGRFSFNVKGGRCEACKGDGIIKIEMQFLPDVYVPCEVCKGKRYNRETLEIKYKGKSIADVLDMTVSQATEFFKHVPKIHRRLETIHDVGLDYIRMGQPATTLSGGEAQRVKLATELARRATGKTLYILDEPTTGLHFHDIKKLLEVLGRLVDAGNTVLVIEHNMDVIKTADYIIDLGPEGGDKGGTIVATGTPEQIAEVPESYTGQFLQKMLGKK from the coding sequence ATGGGTCAAGACAAGATAGTCATCAGAGGTGCAAGGCAAAATAACCTCAAAAATATAAGTGTCGAGATACCGCGGGACAAGATGGTGGTCATCACAGGTCTTTCAGGCTCGGGCAAATCGTCTCTGGCGTTTGACACCATATACGCAGAGGGTCAGAGGCGGTATGTGGAGTCGCTGTCGAGCTATGCACGCCAGTTCCTCGGTCAGATGGACAAACCCGATGTGGATGATATACAAGGGCTTTCGCCAGCCGTCTCCATAGACCAGAAGTCCACAACCCGCAACCCTCGGTCGACTGTCGGCACCGTCACTGAGATATACGACTATTTGCGATTGCTCTTTGCCCGGATAGGACACCCGCATTGCCCTCAGTGCGGACGTGAGATAACCCAGCAGACAGTCGAGCAGATGGTCGACACGATCATGGCTCTGCCCGAAGGGACAAAGATTCAAGTCCTGGCGCCACTCGTTCGCGGCAAGAAAGGTCACTATAGGAAGCTAATCGAGGATGTGCGCAAGGAAGGGTTCGTGCGTGTGCGTGTAGATGGCGAAATGCACGAGGTTACTGATGACATAGAGATGGACCGCTACAAGCAGCACACCATCGAGATAGTAGTGGACCGGCTGGTCGTCAAGGACGGTATCCAGAAGCGCCTGAATGACTCTGTGGAAACTGCTCTCAAGAAGGGCAACGGTGTGCTGGGAGTGGATGTGGTCGGTGAGGAGGAGATGATCTTCTCCGAAAACTTCGCATGCGCCGAGTGCGGGATCAGCATTGGCGAGGTAGAGCCGAGGAGCTTTTCGTTCAATACTCCTTATGGCGCATGCCCAGAGTGCAATGGCCTGGGCAGTCACAAACACCTGAACCCCAATCTTATCATACCGGATAAGAACAAATCTATCGACCAGGGAGCAATTGTCCCATTCGCGCGCGGCACGCATGAATGGATCAAGGCACTGCTCAAAGGTCTTGCCTCCGAACTTGGTTTCTCTCTCAAAACGCCGATAAAAGACTTGACGGATGTTCAATACGATACGCTGCTATATGGCACGAGCATGCCGATAACGGTCACATATGCCAGCCGGTTCCGTGGGTCGACCAGAACATATCGCACTCACTTCGAGGGGATCATCAACCTGATGCAGCGGCGCTACTCCGAGACTGGCTCGGATATGATCAAGGAAGAGGTCGAGCACTACATGTCCGAAATTCCGTGCTCCACCTGCGGCGGCAAACGTCTGAGGCCGGAGAGCCTGGCAGTCACTATTGGGGGGCTGAATATCTCTGAGGTGGCTCATAAGTCTATCGGCGCAACATACGAATGGTTCAACACACTCCGCCTCAGCCGCCGCGAGACGATCATCGGCGAGCAGATCATCAAAGAAATTTGCGCTCGACTCAAGTTTTTGCTGGATGTCGGGCTGGAGTATCTGACTCTGGACCGGACCGCGGCCACTCTGGCCGGAGGCGAGGCTCAGAGGATCAGACTGGCGACCCAGATCGGCAGCGGACTGATGGGTGTCTTGTATATCCTCGACGAGCCGAGCATCGGCCTCCACCAGAGAGACAACAGGCGGCTGATCGATACACTGCTGCGTCTGCGCGACCTGGGCAACACGATAATCGTGGTCGAGCATGACGAGGAAACTATTGAGTCCGCGGACTGGATAATAGACATAGGCCCCGGTGCAGGCGAGCATGGCGGAGAAGTTATCGCAGAAGGCACTTTGGACAAAATCAAGGCGGCAAAGGACTCTTACACTGGTATGTATATGTCCGGCAAGCTCTCTATACCGGTGCCTGAGCAGCGCCGCAAGCCCAACGGCAAGTGGATCGAGATAAACGGCGCACGCGCTCATAATCTGAAAAGCATTGATGCCAGGTTCCCTATGGGGGTTTTCATATGCGTGACGGGTGTGTCCGGCTCCGGTAAGAGCACTCTCATACAAGAGACACTGTTTCCCAGGCTGATGTATGCCATTGAAGGGACACATCGCGTCTGGGGCGATCACGACAGTGTCGGAGGACTCGAAAATATTGACAAAGTGATCGATATCGACCAGTCACCTATTGGCCGCACGCCTCGGTCGAACCCGGCGACGTATACCGGCGTGTTCGACGTAATCCGCGAACTTTTCAGCAAGACGCCCGATGCCAAGGTGAGAGGTTACCAGCCGGGGCGGTTCAGCTTCAACGTGAAAGGTGGCAGATGCGAGGCGTGTAAAGGCGATGGGATCATCAAGATTGAGATGCAGTTTCTGCCGGATGTCTACGTGCCGTGCGAGGTCTGCAAGGGCAAGCGATATAACCGCGAGACCCTCGAAATCAAGTATAAGGGCAAGAGCATTGCAGATGTTTTGGATATGACGGTCAGCCAGGCGACCGAGTTCTTCAAGCACGTTCCAAAGATCCACCGCCGCTTGGAGACTATTCATGACGTTGGGCTGGACTACATACGCATGGGTCAGCCTGCGACCACTCTCTCGGGCGGCGAAGCTCAGCGTGTGAAGCTGGCAACTGAGCTTGCCAGGCGCGCCACGGGCAAGACCCTCTATATCCTGGACGAGCCGACAACCGGTCTGCACTTCCATGACATCAAGAAGCTCCTCGAAGTGCTGGGGCGTCTGGTCGATGCGGGGAACACTGTGCTTGTGATCGAGCACAATATGGATGTGATCAAGACAGCCGACTATATAATCGACCTGGGACCCGAAGGCGGGGACAAGGGCGGTACGATTGTCGCCACAGGCACACCCGAGCAAATCGCCGAGGTGCCGGAGAGCTATACCGGGCAGTTTTTGCAAAAGATGCTCGGCAAGAAGTAA
- a CDS encoding pyrimidine dimer DNA glycosylase/endonuclease V — MRIWFVPVTELDDRHLLGEHLELHVMANELISPGGGWRNHPAVKLFRGKIGALYRRHEAQVAEMQRRGFTGHKTPFPIDKIPPDQMDAEIEITAEMLEKDRRDLAHRNRLSEEHGGMSWRKVTP; from the coding sequence ATGCGTATCTGGTTCGTACCCGTAACCGAACTCGATGACCGCCACCTGCTCGGCGAACATTTGGAACTGCATGTCATGGCCAATGAGCTGATATCACCAGGTGGGGGATGGCGTAATCATCCGGCGGTGAAGCTCTTCAGAGGCAAGATCGGCGCGCTCTACAGGCGGCATGAGGCGCAGGTCGCCGAGATGCAGAGGCGAGGTTTTACGGGTCACAAAACTCCTTTCCCCATCGACAAAATTCCACCCGATCAGATGGATGCAGAAATAGAGATAACTGCCGAAATGCTGGAAAAGGACCGCCGCGATCTTGCCCACCGCAACAGGCTGTCGGAAGAGCACGGCGGTATGAGTTGGCGTAAGGTCACACCCTGA
- a CDS encoding DegT/DnrJ/EryC1/StrS family aminotransferase, translating to MTCSNNSTDNKLPAIAGGSPAKSEPFGSGKRYLEEEMTQLREVLDQGTLFYAHGKKVHEMEQRFTQIMGTKYAVATSSGTASIHAAMMAAGISPGDEVIVTPITDMGSLVPILWQGAVPIFADVDPHSYVIDPKSVEKCITDKTRAVLAVHLWGNACDLNAMKPLCDEHGIFLIEDCAQAWGCTYDEKYIGTIGDMGCFSLNEFKHISCGDGGVVITNDDNLARRLRLSTDKCYDREPGKAMRRAFFLANNYRMTELQGAVALAQSHRLESIVSKRRSWATKLNERLSDVKGIFTPKPTAGCDPSWWFYMLRIDPTAFKANTDEFAKALQAEGLGAGAHYIAQCVYEYPIFADHSAFDHGDHPFSRVNYGKGMCPMAESVLETAITLPVNENFTDKDLEETVEAIVKVADWFRV from the coding sequence ATGACATGTTCTAACAATTCAACCGACAACAAGCTCCCAGCTATTGCAGGCGGATCGCCTGCAAAGAGCGAGCCATTCGGCTCAGGCAAGAGGTATCTCGAAGAAGAAATGACGCAGCTCCGAGAGGTGCTGGATCAGGGAACACTTTTCTACGCTCATGGCAAAAAAGTCCATGAGATGGAACAGCGATTTACTCAGATCATGGGCACAAAATACGCCGTGGCAACCAGCAGCGGCACTGCAAGCATACATGCTGCGATGATGGCCGCCGGAATATCGCCGGGTGATGAGGTGATCGTCACACCCATCACGGACATGGGTTCTCTTGTGCCGATACTCTGGCAAGGAGCGGTGCCCATCTTCGCCGATGTCGACCCGCACTCATATGTGATAGATCCGAAGTCGGTGGAAAAGTGCATCACGGACAAAACTCGCGCAGTACTGGCGGTCCACCTATGGGGCAATGCATGTGACCTCAACGCAATGAAACCATTGTGCGACGAGCATGGCATATTTCTGATCGAGGACTGTGCTCAGGCATGGGGCTGCACATATGATGAGAAATACATCGGCACTATCGGCGATATGGGCTGCTTTAGCCTCAATGAGTTCAAGCATATATCCTGTGGCGACGGCGGTGTTGTCATCACAAACGACGATAATCTGGCGCGACGTCTTCGCCTTTCGACCGATAAATGTTACGACCGCGAGCCGGGCAAAGCCATGCGCCGGGCATTCTTCCTGGCAAACAACTATAGAATGACCGAATTGCAGGGCGCAGTGGCTCTTGCACAGAGCCATAGGCTCGAAAGCATAGTCTCCAAGCGCAGATCATGGGCCACAAAGCTGAACGAACGCCTGTCGGACGTAAAGGGGATTTTCACTCCAAAGCCGACTGCGGGATGTGACCCTTCGTGGTGGTTCTATATGCTCAGGATCGACCCGACAGCTTTCAAAGCAAACACAGATGAGTTTGCAAAAGCACTGCAGGCGGAGGGGCTGGGCGCGGGCGCGCATTACATCGCCCAATGCGTATACGAATATCCGATATTCGCGGACCACAGCGCATTCGATCACGGTGACCATCCATTCTCCAGGGTTAATTACGGCAAAGGTATGTGCCCTATGGCTGAATCAGTTCTGGAGACAGCCATCACGCTGCCAGTCAACGAGAATTTCACCGACAAAGACCTGGAAGAAACGGTGGAAGCGATAGTTAAGGTGGCTGACTGGTTCAGGGTGTGA
- a CDS encoding amidohydrolase: MIIDAHNHPDWHGHNLDRFIKNMDDHNIDITWLLSWETPADEYDPAYLFVLPPEAGTNYAISFDRCISYVERAPNRFILGYAPDPRKPDAIDKLDAAIRIYGVRVCGELKLRMMYDNPDAIRMFRFCGEKGLPVVVHLDYEFNSPNKYPRPNYWYGGGIDALERAVRACPETIFLGHAPGFWAHISGDDKFDKEPYPTGKVKPGGKLIELLESYPNLYCDMSSGSGCNALGRDPEFGRKFLIDYSDRILYARDYFDNQHQEFINSLDLPKDVLERIYSGNALKLVPNVS; this comes from the coding sequence ATGATAATCGATGCGCATAATCATCCCGACTGGCACGGTCATAATCTGGATCGTTTCATAAAAAATATGGACGATCACAATATCGATATCACGTGGCTGCTCTCCTGGGAGACCCCCGCGGATGAGTATGACCCGGCGTATTTGTTCGTGCTGCCGCCGGAGGCCGGCACTAACTACGCCATTTCATTCGACAGATGTATCTCATATGTCGAGCGAGCGCCAAACAGGTTCATTCTGGGTTATGCGCCCGATCCGCGAAAACCGGACGCCATAGACAAGCTGGATGCGGCTATACGAATCTATGGAGTGCGTGTATGCGGTGAGTTGAAGCTTAGGATGATGTATGACAACCCCGACGCGATCCGCATGTTCAGATTCTGTGGCGAGAAAGGACTGCCGGTGGTGGTCCACCTCGACTATGAATTCAATTCACCAAACAAGTATCCTCGCCCGAACTATTGGTATGGCGGAGGTATTGACGCGCTCGAACGTGCAGTCAGAGCATGCCCGGAGACAATATTCCTCGGTCATGCGCCTGGGTTCTGGGCGCACATATCCGGTGACGACAAATTCGATAAAGAACCCTACCCGACCGGCAAGGTGAAGCCTGGCGGCAAGCTCATAGAGCTGCTCGAGTCATACCCGAACCTGTATTGTGATATGTCGAGCGGATCTGGCTGCAACGCTCTAGGCCGAGACCCCGAGTTCGGGCGCAAGTTCTTGATCGACTACAGCGACAGGATACTCTATGCTCGCGATTATTTCGATAACCAGCATCAGGAGTTCATAAACTCGCTCGACTTGCCCAAAGACGTGCTCGAGCGAATCTATTCCGGCAATGCATTAAAACTTGTTCCGAATGTGAGCTAA